AAATGGCGATTACAAATATGGTAGTAATAACCTTCGGTCGGTAATCCCAAACGTCCCCCTGTTTGCACAGCAGGAATCACAGGGATAAATGAATCACGAATGCTGTCTACGGCACCGATTTCGTCCAGTTTAACGCTATCGGCCAAAGTCACTCCCATTGGCACACTTCCGACCTGCACCATCAACTGTTTTGGCTCATTAAAGGCCGTATGAATCGTGAATTTAGTACCAAAACGGGTATGTGATTTATGCCAATTGCCCAGCATAGGTTCACGAACTGTTTTACCTAATGAGAAATGACACCCAACATTGTTTATCAACGCTTGCTCTGAACACGCGACTTCAAAACTGTACTCATGACGTAATGGGTGAATGGTATCACTGAAATCAGGACGAACATCAGCCAGCGATTGAACATCATGAATAGAATGAGGGTGGCGAGAAAACGGTGTGACATCACCATAACCTGGGCGGTGAGGTTTCGTACTTTTATTTGAAGAAGAGGGTTGTTTTAACGCAGACAACACTCTTTCTAGCGACTCAGGTAAAGCATGACGAACTCCGGGCTCTTTGGGCTCCTTTGAGGTCTTTGCTAGTTCTTGAGCGGCACTATTGATTGCCGACATTTGGTGTTTTAATGTCGGATTCTTTATCGCTTGCTGTAACAGCCAAAGATGACCCTCTCTCAGCTTATCCTCAAAACTCTCCAAAGCCATGCCCTCGGGAACGAGAGCGTTGAGTTCTTCACGGGATAGCTGATCCAGCCCACCTTCGACCTGATTAAACTCAGAGTTGGTTAACTCTGCAAATCGTGTCATTCGGTAAGTCATTATTTGTGTATTGCCTAGCCATGTTGCATTATTTTTATGCTCGCTATAATACTGTTATGACTGAATAAAAACTAATCCATATGGTCAAATCATTGTCAGAACCACAGAGCTTAGACTCAAGATCACATTTTTGGCCAAACACTTAATATCCCCAAGTGACCTCACCGCTATTCACGACGGTAAGATGATTTACATCCCTAAATGTTTAATTGTTGCACAGTGAAATCAATAGGATTATGCGTAATCTATTTGGTTGAAAAATAAGCTTTTATACGCTTTTATATTCGATTATGGTGATGTATCCAAGTTTAGACATTATCTTGTTAGGATACTCTTTCATTATGAAAACGTTGACTTCACGTTGGACACGCCAACGCCTTTGGGCAGGCGTGTTAAGTGGTATTAGTTTGTTGTCTCTTTCTGCTCATGCAGCAACCAAAGATCCCCTGGTTGTGCACACTCAAGCGGGCGAGATTCAGGGAAAATCGCTGCCATATACTCGCACTTGGCAAGGCATCCCTTATGCCCAACCTCCCGTTGGAAATCTGCGCTGGAAGGCACCGCAGCCAGTGAAACATTGGCAAGGCATCAAAACCGCAATGAAATTTGGCGCTTCCTGTATGCAAACACCTCCACCGAAAGGCCCTGAAGCGGTGTTAAGTCAACGTCCAATGAGTGAAGATTGCCTAACGTTAAATATTTGGCAACCCAAACGCCGCTTCGAGGAACATAAATACCCGGTCATGGTTTGGATCCACGGTGGCGCATTCCGCATGGGTGGAACATCGCTTAAGTTATATGACGGTGCTAAGTTAGCGCAAAAAGGTGTGTTGGTCGTCACTCTAAATTATCGTCTTGGTCCATTGAGTGTTTTCCCTCACCCAGCTCTAGATAAAGAAGAGCATGGCAAAGCACTGAACTTTGGTTTGCTTGATCAAATTGCTGCCCTTAAATGGATAAAACATAATATCGCCCAGTTTGGCGGTGATCCGAACAATGTTACGATTTGGGGCGAATCCGCTGGCGGTGCCTCTGTCGGATATTTGATGACGTCACCACAAACCAAAGGACTTTTTAACAAAGCCATTATGGAATCTGGTGCGCTGGCGCTACCTGAATTTACCCGTCAGCAAGCGGTAGAAGGGATTCAAAAACAACTCCCCAAAACGATAGCGAAGATGACACCGAAACAATTGCGTGCCATTCCAGCTAAGCAACTGTTGACCTTACCGCTAGCTAAAACGACTACCATGCCAATTATTGATGGCGTCTCGTTAACAGAAAAGACCCAAGTTGCGATGGCAAAAGGTGATTATCAACACGTGCCTCTAGTTATCGGCAGCAACAGTGATGAAGCAGGGTTCTTCCCACCAGCATGGGCGGCATCAGTCAAAGAAAAATTGGGTAAACTCTGGCCTCAAGCGGAGCAATTGACCGATGGTTACGGCACTCATTCGATAAAAAATAAAGAGTTTCAATTAGCGACTGATATTTTTGCGACGATGAACACTCGCCGTTTCGCCACCAGCTCAGTGAATGCTAAACAGCCGACTTGGCGTTATTACTTTAGCTACATAAGCCCTGGCGACAATCGTGGTTTCCCAGGGGCAATTCATACCGGAGAAATTCCGTATGTGTTTGGCAATATTGATCAACTACCATTCCAAGCCGTACCAGAAGATAAAGCCCTAGCAAACAATATGATGGAACGCTGGGTGCATTTTGCTAAGCATGGTAATCCTAACCCCATCGCTTTTGGTACTTGGCCGCAATACAATCCACAACAAAAAGAGACCTTGTGGAAAATCGATGTGCATGGCGAGCAACCAATAAATGAACCCGGTAAAGCGCGTTTGGATTTTTTACAGCAACATCCTGAAGTGCAATTGAATTAAAATTCCAGCCCGTGAATGATATTAAGCGAGCCTATGAGCTCGCTTTTTTATGCTCGAAGGCTTTAGGGATAAGTGCCATTGATTATGCGTTTTAAAGCTCGATTTCAGTAAAATACACTCATTGTTACTTTTAATAGATGAAAGTACGCGACATCACATACGAACAGCGATAAATTAACCACCTCTTTAAGCGCTAATCAGTTTTTAATCATGTTATCTGCTCAACAATCTTCACCAATATTCCCAATTGGTGTGCGTTTTATGTTTCTTTCTGCCATGGGATTTGCCTTGATGACTGCCTTTGTTAAAGGGGTCAGCAATTATGGCATTCCTGTCTTTGAAATTGTCGCCGCGCGCGCACTGGTTTCTCTGATCATCAGCTATGTTGATGTCAAAAGAAAACGCATCTCCATTTGGGGTAATAATAAGAAACTCTTGTTCGCTCGTGGCGCTTTCGGCACGGCATCATTGATGTGTGTGTATTATGCGGTTACCTCGCTGCCTTTGGCAGAAGCGACCATTCTGCAATACGTTCACCCCGTTTTTACTGCCCTATTGGCCGTACTGTTTTTGAAAGAACGTGTTCAACCCGCAACATTAGTCTGTATCGTGTTGTGTTTACTCGGGCTTTACACCATGTTGCATCCCGATTTGGCAACGAATGGGCCATCCAATATTTCTCTGTTTAGCGTCGTTATCGCGCTATGCGGCGCATTTGGTAGCTCTATCGCTTATGTGATTGTGAAGAAACTGAGCCGCACAGAAGACAGCTCAGTGATCATTTTCTACTTCCCAATGGTGGCACTGCCGGTATCGATTATTTTGGCTGGACAAAATTTTGTAATGCCAGAATGGAACGTCACCATCATGATGATTTTCATTGGTATTTTTACCCAAATTGGTCAATACGGTTTAACCAAAGCCATGCAAACACAAGATGCGGGAAGAGCCTCCGCGTTTTCTTACATCCAAATTGTGTTCTCGATTCTTATCGGCGTTATTTGGTTCAAAGAAGTACCATCCGTGTGGACGTACCTCGGGGGGATTTTCATTGTGTCTGGCGCATTGATTAACGTATTTGGTCAGCATATTCCGTTACTCAGACGACGCTAATCACTACGATAATTCAATAAAAAAGGCGCTTCTTTAATCATAAAGAAGCGCCTTTTTTGTCTGTTTAAATCAGAGAATCTCTTAGCTTTTAGGCAAAGTGAGTAATGCTTGTGTTGCTGCTTGCGCAATATGCTCTACAGACTCAGCACTACCATAAGTCCAGCAAGGTTCAACCGTAAGGAAGTGCCCCTTATTTACAAAAGGTAGGTGCTGCCAAAGCACGGAAGAAAACAGCTTTTTCTCTTGAGTAAATGGACGAATGTAGATCACGACACCTTCGTTTACTTGAGCTAACCGCTGTAAAGGTAAGGTTGTCATCCCCCAGGCCGTTTGTTTTGATGGTAACGCTGGTTTAATGCCTAGTTGCGATAATGCGTATTCGATGGTGGAGTTTTTACCATAGGCGGAAACATGACTGGTGTCGGAAAAATGTACCATCACAACTTTGGGAATATGATGGTTGAAATGCGCCTCTAATTGCTCACGCCACTGGGCTATTTTTTTCGTCCTCTGAGCCAAAAATGCTTTTGCTTCAGGTTCTTTCCCCACCGCTTTCGCCATATTTAAAAATGCTTGGTCAACGGCTGGGCCATTTTGATGATCAACGCGAAAGGTATCAAAACTTAAAACAGGCGAGATTTGCGCTAAAGATTGATAGGCACTGCCCTGTTCGGCTCCACTGATGATGACATCGGGTTTAAGCTGATGAATACGCTCTAAGTTAGGTTCACCACGCATACCAATATTGGTCATGTTAGTCGGACGCTTAGGTAATTTAACCCAATCATCATACCCATTAGGATCCGCCATCCCAACAGGAGTTACACCAAGGGTGAACATCGCTTCAGCCGCAGACCAATTTAAAACCACCACTCGCTTCGCAGGCTGTTGCCACTCATGGGTACCTTTAGCATCTTTGACCTCAAACGCATTGGCACAAAAACTGGCCATGCTCCCAACCAACAATGCGCTTTGGATTAATTGCTTAAATGTCATCATAATCATCACTGCTATCTATCAATGTCTACCTTCCCATAAAAATGGGAATAAGAATTATTGTCATTTTTCCTGATTATACATAAAAACCCGCTTTGCGATAGAACCCATCTTTATCAATACCTTATCGAACTCGGTTCGCCATCAATAGTAATAACGGTGTTTACCCTGCTTTTACGACGCCACGATAATTGCGTTTTATTTGCATCTTTTCCAATACGTGATAAATTCAAAACTATACACACCAATGGTTATAGAAGAAGTACTTACTAACTAGTGTACTAGCACACTGACATTATCAGCAGTGTTAACCATGGTGCAAATCATTAAGGAACAACAGCCGTTATCGCTGAGATTTCATCAACAAGGAAATAAGCAAAATGAAACTTTGTATTGCTGGCGCAGGCGCCATTGGATGTACGCTTGCCGCTCTACTGGCAAAAGCAGGGAACACTGTTAACGTACTCGCTCGCGGTGCAACACTCGATGCCTTACAAACCAACGGCATTGCACTTAAAGATCTCGAAGGACAGCATCACGTTAACGTTGTCGCTAAACAGAATGCTGAAGAGTTTGGTGTACAAGATGTCATTTTCCTATGTACTAAAACGACGGCTCTAGAAGCGATAGCCGAAAAAGTTCAGCCCATGATTGGCGAAAACACCATCATCGTTCCGATGGTCAATGGTCTGCCTTGGTGGTACTTCCAAGGGATCGATAACCCCAATAATCAATCGATTGAGCGTCTCGATCCAACAGGAAAATTAGCTCAATTACTCCCAGCCAAACACATTATTGGTTGTGTGACCTTTATGACTGCGTTTCGTAAAGCGCCAGCGGATGTTGTTTCGGAAAACCCACATCTATTAATTTTGGGTGAGATCAACAACGATCTCAGCGATCGTCTACAACGGCTCCGTGAAGTGCTCGAAGCGGCCGATATTGAAGCGCGTGCCGTGGATAACATTCGTGACCAAATCTGGACCAAAGTCGCCGCCAACTTAACGTCTAACCCGCTTTCAGTGGTGACTAAAGGCACTCTTGAGCAGCTCTATGCTGATCCACGCGTTAGTCCGTTAGTCCGCCATATTCTTGATGAAGTGCTCCTTACCGCAGCCGCTTACAGCGCACGCATTCGCTTTAATCCATTGCAAATTATGGAGATGGGCGCAGGTATGGGGAATATTCAAACCTCAATGCTGCAAGATTTCTTAGCGGGGCAACGCTTGGAATTAGATGCCATCGGCTACTCTGTGATTGAGCTAGCAGAGAAAGTGGGTATAGAGATGCCGCATACTAAGCAAGTGTTGGATATGACCGCCTTTATTTCTGAGCAGAGCCTTAACGCCAAATAAGCACTCGGTTAGCGCTAAACAGACGACAAAGGACAGCCTCGGCTGTCCTTTCTATTGGGTCTAAAATAACGGATAAGCGGGCGTTTATTTAGTCATTACTGTATTAAGCACCCAGCTTGCATGCGCTAAAAGCGCATCATCATCGTGAGCTTGGCCGACAAGCTGTAAACCAAGCGGTAAACCAGATTGATCGCTAAATCCCGGAATGGTGACTGTTGGCAATCCAAGCACCTGCCAAGGGCGGCTCATATGGGGTGATCCTGTGCCATCGGTTTTGAGCGGTGCAACCCCGGGAGCAGCAGGGGTTAGAATCACATCCACTTGTGCGAGTGCTTGATTAAGCCACCCACCCAATTCTTGTACCTGACGTAATGCATTCAAATACTCACTGCGTTCCATTGCCAACCCATTGGCTAACAACGCTTGTAATGGTTCACTCAATTGCTCAGGAAATTGAGATTCATACGCGAGGTTTCGGCACACTTCCCACGCCATGATCTGTTCATGACAACGCACTAACTGACGGACTTGCTCTGTTTGCCCCAGACGTTCTATCGCAACGCCCTGTTTTTCAAGTTTTTCCGCTAAACTAGCGAGTGCTTCTTGCATATCAATGGAGACATCACCGACCAAACTGCCATCACACACTAATACGCGTTTTAGCTCTGACGTATTCAGGGTACTTTGCCAATTTTCAGGTGTTGCTTGGCGCAATAACACCGATCGTAGCAACTGAATATCTGCCACTTCACGGCCATATAATCCTAGCGAATCTAACGATTGAGCCAGTGGCTGACCACCACGCAGTGATAATTCACCGCGGCTTGCAACATAACCAATAGTGCCACAATAAGCCGCAGGTCGAATAACGGAGGCAGCCGTTTGCGATCCTACACTCACTGGAACCATATTATCGGCCACAGCCGCTGCAGAGCCGCTCGATGAACCACCTGGTGTGCGCTCAGTATCGACCGGATTACCTGTTTTTCCCGCTTTAAAGTAAGCAAACTCTGTGGTGACGGTTTTCCCTAAAATAATGCCACCCGCTTGTTTAATGAGCTCAACACAGGTCGCGTCATCGGCAGGGATACGACCTTGATGAATGCTAGACCCCATCTCGGTTGGCATCTCTTTGGTATCAATAATATCTTTGATCCCTACAGGCAGACCTTTAAGCACACTGGTGGTAAAAAAGTCCTGCTGCGCCTGATAACGCGTTAAATATTCATCTCGTGTTAAACGGTGCTGCCACGCACCCACCGCATCTTCGCGTGCTTCTATGCGATCGAAGCAAGCATTAATCCATTGTTCAGCGGTTTGTTCTCCAGCCGCAATGCTACGTAACATGCTGACTAAGCTTTGAGGTTGCAATGTGAGATCACTATCCATGTTCTTTCTCTTTTGTTCGTGATTATTGGCGCCAGACTCGTTGACTGACATAACGCAGAAGAAGGTCTAACTGGCTTTTTGCAGCGAAGACTCTCCATTCAAAGAATGGTAATTGCGGTTGAAATAGACCAAACCTGAACCTTCTTCACTGACTCGAGCCGCCTTCACTTGGCAATAAAATACCGTGTGTGTCCCCACTTCATGAACCTCATCAATCACACAATCAAACCCCACAAGCGCTTGTTCTAATATCGGTGCACCGGTTTCCAGTGTTAACCAATCGTGTTTAGCAAAACGCTGCTCTGAAGTGAGATCGCGGTTAGCAAAATCCCACGAGATATCTTGGTGATGGCTGCGTAATACGTTTACGCATAACACCCCATTTTTCTTAAAGTGCGGATTCGCAAATGAGTGTCGGTTCATGCACACTAACAGTGTTGGCGGCTCATCGGTCACGCTGGTAACTGCGGTCGCGGTAAAGCCAAATCGGCCGGCTTCACCATCGGTGGTAATCACATTCACTGCGCCGCCCAATAACGACATTCCGTTACGAAATAGATCTTTATCAATCATGCTGTATCACTCCTTTGAGGTGGTTCTATGCGTCTCGTTCGTTAAGGTTGGACGGCTTAAATATCGAGGACCAATTTTGCACTGCGCGCTCTTGAGCAGCATAAGGTAATTTGGTCGTTGTCTTCTTTTTCTTCATCAGTTAAATACACGTCACGATGATCGGGCGTGCCTTCGAGCACATCACACAAGCAAGTGCCGCAAGTGCCTTGTTCGCACGCAACCTGCACTTTAATTCCGGCTTCTTTCAATGCTTGTGCAATGGTTTGGTCTTCGAGCACGGTTACGCTAATGCCACTTTGTGCCGCCACCACTTCAAAGGTATTGCCGGAGGTTTCGACTTCCACATTGAAATATTCACGATGAATGTGCGCATCGTCGTACCCCATATCCACTGCCGTATCGATAACGCACTGCATGAAATGTTCAGGGCCACACACATAGAGGTGTGTACCCGTGGCGGGATCTGGCAAGGTGGTATGAAAATCCAACCGTTGACCACTGTGTTCAGCAGTAAAATAAGGATGAACCTTAGCCGCAAACGGCGCAGCAATTAGCTCATCGATAAAGCCGCAATGTGACCGTTCTCGGGCGCAATACCATAGATCAAAATCCTGTTGCAGATTGTGCAAACGATGCGCCATCGAAATCATTGGCGTGACACCGATTCCCCCACCGATCAAAACTGAGCGTGGGCTTTTTTCAGTCAATGGAAATAAGTTGCGCGGCATACTAATTTCCAACTCAACGCCCGGCATCAAGGTATCAAATACCGCTTGAGAACCACCGCGAGAATTCGGATCTTTTAGTACGCCTAAGCGGTAATAATCTTGTTGGTCAGGGTCGCTACATAATGAATATTGGCGAACCAAACCGTTAGCAAGGTGCAAA
This DNA window, taken from Vibrio nitrifigilis, encodes the following:
- a CDS encoding LysM peptidoglycan-binding domain-containing protein; amino-acid sequence: MTRFAELTNSEFNQVEGGLDQLSREELNALVPEGMALESFEDKLREGHLWLLQQAIKNPTLKHQMSAINSAAQELAKTSKEPKEPGVRHALPESLERVLSALKQPSSSNKSTKPHRPGYGDVTPFSRHPHSIHDVQSLADVRPDFSDTIHPLRHEYSFEVACSEQALINNVGCHFSLGKTVREPMLGNWHKSHTRFGTKFTIHTAFNEPKQLMVQVGSVPMGVTLADSVKLDEIGAVDSIRDSFIPVIPAVQTGGRLGLPTEGYYYHICNRHLVQEYKILGEGKWSFYATRSTHRALDDRQGFNRYQNAILLFWKLRGRMIKNQRLVYLKQQITREQLDNLNDQWLDQHSVVIDIPSLLKTTKESMVTANQEQWLDDYSERGDTTYFVQRQLGSSKRESWNSIAMKHGVSPKRLLELNPRYQADPASLKVGDELIVIDLEAKAMAGYNNESLPALEPKTYNRAMNAFYRYPQKLLRNTDIRALNCHSVVDDSLPIVNITSVG
- a CDS encoding carboxylesterase/lipase family protein; the encoded protein is MKTLTSRWTRQRLWAGVLSGISLLSLSAHAATKDPLVVHTQAGEIQGKSLPYTRTWQGIPYAQPPVGNLRWKAPQPVKHWQGIKTAMKFGASCMQTPPPKGPEAVLSQRPMSEDCLTLNIWQPKRRFEEHKYPVMVWIHGGAFRMGGTSLKLYDGAKLAQKGVLVVTLNYRLGPLSVFPHPALDKEEHGKALNFGLLDQIAALKWIKHNIAQFGGDPNNVTIWGESAGGASVGYLMTSPQTKGLFNKAIMESGALALPEFTRQQAVEGIQKQLPKTIAKMTPKQLRAIPAKQLLTLPLAKTTTMPIIDGVSLTEKTQVAMAKGDYQHVPLVIGSNSDEAGFFPPAWAASVKEKLGKLWPQAEQLTDGYGTHSIKNKEFQLATDIFATMNTRRFATSSVNAKQPTWRYYFSYISPGDNRGFPGAIHTGEIPYVFGNIDQLPFQAVPEDKALANNMMERWVHFAKHGNPNPIAFGTWPQYNPQQKETLWKIDVHGEQPINEPGKARLDFLQQHPEVQLN
- a CDS encoding DMT family transporter, with amino-acid sequence MLSAQQSSPIFPIGVRFMFLSAMGFALMTAFVKGVSNYGIPVFEIVAARALVSLIISYVDVKRKRISIWGNNKKLLFARGAFGTASLMCVYYAVTSLPLAEATILQYVHPVFTALLAVLFLKERVQPATLVCIVLCLLGLYTMLHPDLATNGPSNISLFSVVIALCGAFGSSIAYVIVKKLSRTEDSSVIIFYFPMVALPVSIILAGQNFVMPEWNVTIMMIFIGIFTQIGQYGLTKAMQTQDAGRASAFSYIQIVFSILIGVIWFKEVPSVWTYLGGIFIVSGALINVFGQHIPLLRRR
- a CDS encoding ABC transporter substrate-binding protein — its product is MMTFKQLIQSALLVGSMASFCANAFEVKDAKGTHEWQQPAKRVVVLNWSAAEAMFTLGVTPVGMADPNGYDDWVKLPKRPTNMTNIGMRGEPNLERIHQLKPDVIISGAEQGSAYQSLAQISPVLSFDTFRVDHQNGPAVDQAFLNMAKAVGKEPEAKAFLAQRTKKIAQWREQLEAHFNHHIPKVVMVHFSDTSHVSAYGKNSTIEYALSQLGIKPALPSKQTAWGMTTLPLQRLAQVNEGVVIYIRPFTQEKKLFSSVLWQHLPFVNKGHFLTVEPCWTYGSAESVEHIAQAATQALLTLPKS
- a CDS encoding ketopantoate reductase family protein; amino-acid sequence: MKLCIAGAGAIGCTLAALLAKAGNTVNVLARGATLDALQTNGIALKDLEGQHHVNVVAKQNAEEFGVQDVIFLCTKTTALEAIAEKVQPMIGENTIIVPMVNGLPWWYFQGIDNPNNQSIERLDPTGKLAQLLPAKHIIGCVTFMTAFRKAPADVVSENPHLLILGEINNDLSDRLQRLREVLEAADIEARAVDNIRDQIWTKVAANLTSNPLSVVTKGTLEQLYADPRVSPLVRHILDEVLLTAAAYSARIRFNPLQIMEMGAGMGNIQTSMLQDFLAGQRLELDAIGYSVIELAEKVGIEMPHTKQVLDMTAFISEQSLNAK
- a CDS encoding amidase, with translation MDSDLTLQPQSLVSMLRSIAAGEQTAEQWINACFDRIEAREDAVGAWQHRLTRDEYLTRYQAQQDFFTTSVLKGLPVGIKDIIDTKEMPTEMGSSIHQGRIPADDATCVELIKQAGGIILGKTVTTEFAYFKAGKTGNPVDTERTPGGSSSGSAAAVADNMVPVSVGSQTAASVIRPAAYCGTIGYVASRGELSLRGGQPLAQSLDSLGLYGREVADIQLLRSVLLRQATPENWQSTLNTSELKRVLVCDGSLVGDVSIDMQEALASLAEKLEKQGVAIERLGQTEQVRQLVRCHEQIMAWEVCRNLAYESQFPEQLSEPLQALLANGLAMERSEYLNALRQVQELGGWLNQALAQVDVILTPAAPGVAPLKTDGTGSPHMSRPWQVLGLPTVTIPGFSDQSGLPLGLQLVGQAHDDDALLAHASWVLNTVMTK
- a CDS encoding flavin reductase, yielding MIDKDLFRNGMSLLGGAVNVITTDGEAGRFGFTATAVTSVTDEPPTLLVCMNRHSFANPHFKKNGVLCVNVLRSHHQDISWDFANRDLTSEQRFAKHDWLTLETGAPILEQALVGFDCVIDEVHEVGTHTVFYCQVKAARVSEEGSGLVYFNRNYHSLNGESSLQKAS
- a CDS encoding PDR/VanB family oxidoreductase, with product MSEQTLTVKVNKREVQGSDVVVLELTDPAGQPLPAYEAGAHIDLHLANGLVRQYSLCSDPDQQDYYRLGVLKDPNSRGGSQAVFDTLMPGVELEISMPRNLFPLTEKSPRSVLIGGGIGVTPMISMAHRLHNLQQDFDLWYCARERSHCGFIDELIAAPFAAKVHPYFTAEHSGQRLDFHTTLPDPATGTHLYVCGPEHFMQCVIDTAVDMGYDDAHIHREYFNVEVETSGNTFEVVAAQSGISVTVLEDQTIAQALKEAGIKVQVACEQGTCGTCLCDVLEGTPDHRDVYLTDEEKEDNDQITLCCSRARSAKLVLDI